TCAATAATTCGCCATCGCCGATCGTTCCGCCTGGCACCTGCAGTCCGACTTCGGGTTCGCCTTTGTACTCGAATACGAGCAATTCTCGGTTGTTTTCTTCGCCTCTGGTGATATAGGCAAATACCTTTCTGCTTGTTTCCATATGAATCATCCTTTTCTTTTGTTCATTATAGAATACTAAAAATTCAGCAAAATTTCAATGCTTATGTGTTCGTTTTGTCACAGCTTATTCAAACATCGGGCGGAATCGAATGCCTCGCAGAAGTTTATAGGGGGGGCTTTGAGGTACAATAAAACATATAACGGGTTGAGTTTTAGCCCATGTAAAGGGGACGAGAATTTTGGGATTTGAAGATACGGCTTTAATGAGCCGGATACTAACCTTGATGACCCTATCTTTTCACATCATTTACGCAACGATCGGTGTAGGGGTCCCGCTTATGATCATGATTGCCCAATGGGTCGGGATCAGAAAAAATGATGAACATTACATCCTCCTGGCACGACGTTGGGCAAGAGGATTTGTCATCACGGTAGCGGTCGGCGTCGTAACCGGCACCGCAATCGGGCTGCAATTATCATTATTGTGGCCGAACTTTATGCAGATGGCAGGGAATGTCATTGCGCTTCCGTTGTTCATGGAAGTCTTCGCGTTTTTCTTTGAAGCGATTTTCCTCGGGATCTATTTGTATACGTGGGATCGGTTTGAAGACCAGCGCAAGCATTTTCTCCTGTTGGTGCCAGTCGCACTCGGAGCGGCGGCTTCTTCTATATTCATCACCATCGTCAATTCATTCATGAATGCGCCGCAAGGCTTTGATGTATTGAATGGCGAATTGGTCAATGTGAGTCCGTTGCTTGCGATGTTCAGTCCGGCAGTGCCGACAAAAGTCGCGCACGTCTTGTCGACAGCGTTCATGACAAGTGCCTTTATCCTAGCATCAATCGCGGCTTTCCGTTTGTTGCGGGGATCGAATCATATTTACCACAAAAAAGCATTGTTCCTGACGATGAAGCTGGCATTGATCTTTTCGGTTGCGACCGCTATCATCGGCGACTTCTCCGGGAAATACTTGGCCGAATACCAACCAGAGAAACTGGCGGCGGCTGAATGGCATTTTGAAACAGGACCGGAAGCCGAACTTGTGCTGTTTGGCGTGTTGGACGGCGAAGAGCCAAAATACGCAATCCGCGTCCCATACGCATTGAGCATTTTGGCACATGGTGTTCCAAGTGGTGAGGTCATTGGCTTGAACGATTTCCCAGAAGATGAAATTCCGCCATTATGGATCCATTACCTGTTCGACACGATGGTCACGCTCGGCATGTGGCTTGCGTTCTTCTCTTTCGTCTTCGTAGTCGGATTTTGGCGCGGTTGGTCCATCGTCAAGCAGAAATGGTTCCGCTGGCTGACAGTGCTCAGCGGTCCGCTCGCGATGATTGCCATCGAAGCTGGCTGGTGGTTTACAGAAGTCGGCAGACAGCCATGGATCTTGCGCGGTTACATGAAGACCAGTGAAGGGGCAACGGCAAGCGGGCAAGTCGATTTGATGATCGTGTTGTTTGCCGGCCTCTACGTCATTCTCGGAATCGGGACGGTTGTTGTCTTGTCCCGCATGTATAAACGTAATCCAGTTGAGAAAGAGTTGGCACAGCGTGAATCCAGTAAAGGCGGTGAGGAATCATGACACTTGAGATTATCGGGATTTCCGTTCTTTGGTTGTTTTTGTTTCTATACGTCATTGTGGCGTCGATTGATT
This is a stretch of genomic DNA from Planococcus maritimus. It encodes these proteins:
- a CDS encoding cytochrome ubiquinol oxidase subunit I — encoded protein: MGFEDTALMSRILTLMTLSFHIIYATIGVGVPLMIMIAQWVGIRKNDEHYILLARRWARGFVITVAVGVVTGTAIGLQLSLLWPNFMQMAGNVIALPLFMEVFAFFFEAIFLGIYLYTWDRFEDQRKHFLLLVPVALGAAASSIFITIVNSFMNAPQGFDVLNGELVNVSPLLAMFSPAVPTKVAHVLSTAFMTSAFILASIAAFRLLRGSNHIYHKKALFLTMKLALIFSVATAIIGDFSGKYLAEYQPEKLAAAEWHFETGPEAELVLFGVLDGEEPKYAIRVPYALSILAHGVPSGEVIGLNDFPEDEIPPLWIHYLFDTMVTLGMWLAFFSFVFVVGFWRGWSIVKQKWFRWLTVLSGPLAMIAIEAGWWFTEVGRQPWILRGYMKTSEGATASGQVDLMIVLFAGLYVILGIGTVVVLSRMYKRNPVEKELAQRESSKGGEES